One Acidimicrobiia bacterium DNA window includes the following coding sequences:
- a CDS encoding flavin reductase family protein: MDEYTFLTVMGNVAASVTVVTTFDSDARPTGLTVSAFSSVSLDPPLVLVCLGKDSSSLEAIRDRRGFTVNFLAAGTGDLALTMASKSADRFLGISYDEPATEVGGPILSESVYAYFECRLESEIDAGDHFVFIGRVEAGQFLAERDPLVYWRRGFAEVTH; the protein is encoded by the coding sequence GTGGATGAATACACCTTCCTGACGGTCATGGGGAACGTGGCTGCCTCGGTAACCGTCGTCACCACCTTCGACAGCGACGCCCGACCAACTGGTTTGACCGTGAGTGCGTTTTCGTCGGTGAGCCTTGATCCGCCGCTCGTGTTGGTATGTCTTGGCAAGGACTCCTCATCACTGGAAGCGATCCGCGATCGCCGGGGCTTCACGGTCAATTTCCTGGCCGCCGGTACCGGGGACCTGGCTCTCACGATGGCCTCGAAGTCCGCTGACCGTTTTCTGGGTATTTCTTATGACGAGCCTGCTACTGAAGTCGGCGGACCGATATTGTCGGAGTCGGTGTATGCCTACTTTGAGTGTCGCTTGGAATCTGAGATCGACGCAGGTGACCATTTTGTTTTCATCGGCCGGGTAGAGGCCGGACAGTTCCTTGCCGAACGTGACCCACTGGTGTATTGGCGACGCGGCTTCGCAGAAGTCACCCACTGA
- a CDS encoding VOC family protein, producing the protein MSLGPVQPAGILIFTSLDRFEAMARFYRDTLGLPVRSDRQGFINFEFENQRLTVAVHSEVEGPSQDPKRIMINFATGDVEAAVAHLARAGVEIVRYAEREKWGGWVATFADPDGNLVQLLELPESTQE; encoded by the coding sequence ATGTCCCTCGGGCCTGTCCAACCGGCCGGAATTTTGATCTTCACCTCCCTCGATCGGTTCGAGGCGATGGCCAGGTTCTATCGGGATACTCTTGGATTGCCTGTTCGATCTGATCGCCAGGGCTTTATCAATTTTGAGTTTGAAAATCAGCGCCTGACCGTGGCCGTTCATTCAGAAGTCGAAGGGCCATCCCAGGATCCAAAACGGATCATGATCAACTTTGCCACCGGGGACGTCGAGGCGGCGGTTGCTCATCTCGCCCGGGCAGGCGTTGAAATCGTCCGGTATGCCGAACGCGAGAAGTGGGGCGGTTGGGTCGCGACGTTTGCGGACCCCGACGGCAACTTGGTCCAACTGCTCGAGCTGCCCGAGTCGACTCAGGAATAG
- a CDS encoding transglycosylase family protein, which translates to MSVADKASVRAVLALLLTGLIFGLIWLTGGANARIQAAATTSSTTTIMAVPDPTFGEAAPITVEELVIQARAVNSLAPAARERSGALAVTTSSTSEAPVTTTTPIDPTTTTLAPSTTTTHVHTTTTDAPTTTTEPPTTTTTEAPTTTTTEPPTTTTTTGSAYSGVLTQAEARDLFSRYFSGDEVDVAIRIAVCESGLNTNAYNPNGYGGLFQHSISAWDSRAAAAGWSGASIYDGEANTAVAYWLYTQSGWTPWPNC; encoded by the coding sequence GTGTCTGTGGCGGACAAGGCATCTGTTCGTGCGGTTCTCGCACTTCTACTCACCGGATTGATCTTCGGGCTGATCTGGCTCACCGGTGGAGCGAACGCGCGGATTCAGGCGGCGGCCACAACATCGTCGACGACGACGATCATGGCGGTACCTGACCCGACCTTCGGTGAAGCTGCCCCGATCACGGTCGAGGAGCTTGTGATCCAAGCCAGGGCGGTGAATTCTTTGGCTCCGGCCGCCCGTGAACGGTCCGGTGCCCTTGCGGTGACGACCTCGTCCACGAGCGAGGCGCCGGTGACCACGACTACGCCCATCGACCCCACGACGACCACGCTTGCCCCCTCCACGACCACCACACACGTGCACACGACGACCACGGATGCGCCAACGACTACTACCGAGCCGCCGACCACGACGACCACCGAGGCGCCGACCACGACTACGACCGAACCCCCCACAACCACGACGACGACGGGATCGGCCTATTCGGGTGTATTGACCCAGGCCGAGGCCCGTGACCTGTTCAGTCGATATTTCTCCGGCGACGAGGTCGATGTGGCGATCCGGATCGCCGTGTGCGAAAGCGGACTCAACACGAATGCCTACAACCCGAACGGGTATGGCGGGCTTTTCCAACACTCGATCTCCGCGTGGGACAGTCGGGCTGCCGCAGCCGGATGGTCGGGCGCCAGCATCTACGATGGTGAAGCAAATACGGCCGTTGCCTATTGGCTGTATACCCAAAGTGGCTGGACTCCCTGGCCGAATTGTTGA
- a CDS encoding ATP-dependent DNA ligase — MTWPFSPPLETMEAKVSEKWPKGSFAYEPKWDGFRAVVWSNPGGRIDSRNQRPLLRYFPELEGAIAQLPEGTVVDAEIVVVIDDVTTFDTLQLRLHPAASRVEKLSNEIPARLVAFDLLADRGEDIRMLPFSERRARLEELMRSLDQPWNLTPSTTDEATAKRWFDEFEPTGCDGIIVKPLDQAYIHGKRAVIKIKHRRTIDCVVGGYRVHKDGDKIGSLLLGLYNDGGDLHFIGHCSGFQDADRVEMLNQFEALRSDESFGEEARVPGGDSRWSAGKDLSWVPIVPGVVVEVSYDQLEGYRFRHATRFHRWRPDKDAVDCTMDQLERPDGLGFSDMIAYG; from the coding sequence ATGACGTGGCCCTTCAGTCCTCCACTCGAAACCATGGAAGCGAAAGTGTCCGAAAAGTGGCCAAAAGGGAGCTTCGCGTACGAACCAAAATGGGATGGATTCAGGGCAGTCGTGTGGTCGAACCCGGGCGGTCGGATCGACTCACGAAACCAACGGCCCCTCCTTCGGTACTTCCCCGAACTCGAAGGTGCCATCGCTCAACTCCCGGAAGGCACGGTGGTTGACGCCGAGATCGTGGTTGTCATAGATGATGTGACCACCTTCGACACGCTCCAACTTCGTCTCCATCCGGCCGCCTCCCGTGTTGAAAAACTCTCGAACGAGATCCCCGCCCGACTCGTCGCCTTCGATCTCTTGGCCGACCGGGGTGAGGACATTCGCATGCTCCCGTTTTCAGAACGCCGCGCACGACTTGAAGAGCTGATGCGGTCGCTCGATCAACCCTGGAACCTGACCCCTTCCACCACCGACGAAGCCACCGCCAAACGATGGTTCGACGAGTTCGAGCCAACCGGCTGCGACGGGATCATCGTAAAGCCGCTGGACCAGGCCTACATCCACGGAAAGCGAGCGGTGATCAAGATCAAGCATCGCCGGACCATCGATTGTGTCGTGGGCGGCTATCGGGTTCACAAAGATGGCGACAAGATCGGTTCGCTGTTGCTGGGCCTCTACAACGATGGCGGTGACCTGCATTTCATCGGCCACTGCTCGGGTTTTCAAGATGCGGACCGGGTAGAGATGCTCAACCAATTCGAAGCGCTTCGCTCCGACGAGTCCTTCGGTGAGGAAGCCAGGGTGCCTGGCGGAGATAGCCGGTGGTCGGCAGGCAAGGATCTGTCCTGGGTTCCCATCGTGCCCGGAGTCGTGGTCGAAGTCAGTTATGACCAGCTGGAGGGCTATCGGTTCCGGCACGCCACCCGGTTTCACCGGTGGCGCCCCGACAAAGATGCGGTTGACTGCACGATGGACCAGCTCGAACGGCCGGACGGCCTGGGGTTCTCGGACATGATCGCCTATGGCTAG